The following proteins are co-located in the Callithrix jacchus isolate 240 chromosome 10, calJac240_pri, whole genome shotgun sequence genome:
- the TRIM77 gene encoding LOW QUALITY PROTEIN: tripartite motif-containing protein 77 (The sequence of the model RefSeq protein was modified relative to this genomic sequence to represent the inferred CDS: inserted 9 bases in 5 codons; deleted 3 bases in 2 codons; substituted 4 bases at 4 genomic stop codons) yields the protein MSLSFYFLRNMASAIMQCSTSELTCSICTDSFTDPITICCGHXVCSPCLCLLWEDAQTPTCCPVCRQVPXMNFKHIIFAKKQVLHTRESITCHLPSSAMLICRRHQEIKNFTCETDRRLXRFLCCXLLEHATHRHYRIMADEYYRENFLMQIKSIWKKKQKNQRNLNRETNIIQKWKVFMHLRVMMISTEYPKVCQYPCRKAKALREPVSEAKMIFLPLRRSETRMAKTGSLLRGMDEKLKEMCXKTGMNLIQDLGDIKKRXVFSALAMPQPVNPQFNAWTIIGMSERLNFFRVYITLDXKKFSNHKLLFEDLKCLQCYIXIYCNPTSTEYTSSWGPQILSSGKHYWAVDLKDSFNCVTGLCRETWTKRNDMQLDSEGIFLLXCLKVDDDFSLFSTSSLLHHYIPRPQGWLGVFLDYECGIVSYINIAQSSLICSFLSRIFYFPLRPFIIHGSKLSGTGYKPNQDLGNSNSRGGFYSGDFLNGENQSYLITFYFILPPGYIFIMSFFKVLIMYSIYICLFNFI from the exons atgtcactttccttttattttctcagaaacaTGGCTTCTGCTATCATGCAGTGTTCTACCAGTGAGCTCACCTGCTCAATCTGCACAGACAGTTTCACAGACCCTATCACCATTTGCTGTGGGCA AGTTTGTAGTCCCTGTCTCTGCCTTTTGTGGGAAGATGCACAAACTCCAACTTGCTGCCCTGTGTGCAGGCAAGTACCATAAATGAACTTCAAACACATTATTTTTGCTAAGAAACAAGTTCTTCATACCAGAGAATCAATCACCTGCCACTTACCAAGCTCTGCCATGCTGATCTGTAGGAGACACCAGGAAATCAAGAACTTCACCTGTGAAACTGACAGGAGGCT CCGTTTTCTTTGCTGTTAACTGCTAGAGCATGCTACTCACAGACACTATAGGATAATGGCTGATGAATACTATAGG gagAACTTCCTGATGCAAATAAagtccatctgg aaaaaaaaacagaaaaatcaaagaaatctaaacaGAGAGACCAATATAATACAAAAATGGAAG GTTTTTATGCATTTGCGGGTCATGATGATCAGCACTGAATATCCTAAGGTGTGTCAGTATCCGTGCAGAAAAGCAAAAGCACTTAGAGAGCCAGTAAGTGAAGCCAAGATGATTTTTCTGCCACTTAGGAGAAGTGAAACTAGAATGGCCAAGACTGGGAGCCTCCTGAGAGGAATGGATGAGAAACTGAAGGAAATGTGCTAGAAAACAGGTATGAACCTGATCC AGGATTTAGGAGACATAAAGAAGAGGTAAGTTT TTTCTGCACTGGCCATGCCTCAGCCTGTGAACCCACAGTTCAATGCATGGACCATCATTGGGATGTCAGAAAGGCTTAACTTCTTCAGAG TGTATATCACCTTGG GTAAGAAATTCAGTAATCACAAACTTCTGTTTGAAGACCTGAAGTGTTTGCAATGCTATAT CATATACTGTAATCCAACAAGCACAGAGTATACATCTTCATGGGGACCTCAGATCCTCAGCTCTGGCAAACATTACTGGGCAGTGGATCTGAAAGACTCTTTTAATTGTGTGACAGGACTTTGCAGGGAAACCTGGACAAAGAGGAATGACATGCAACTTGACTCTGAGGGTATCTTTCTACT CTGTCTTAAAGTGGATGACGATTTCAGTCTCTTCTCTACTTCCTCACTGTTACATCATTATATTCCAAGGCCCCAAGGCTGGCTGGGGGTGTTCCTGGATTATGAATGTGGGATAGTAAGCTATATTAACATTGCCCAAAGTTCCCTCATTTGCAGTTTCCTCTCAcgtattttctattttcctctcaGACCTTTCATT ATCCATGGATCTAAATTATCAGGGACAGGTTACAAACCTAATCAAGACCTTGGGAATTCTAATAGCAGAGGAGGCTTCTATTCTGGTGACTTTCTTAATGGAGAAAATCAGTCATACCTCATTACCTTTTACTTCATTTTACCTCCaggatatatatttattatgtcattttttaaagtgttgatAATGTACAGTATATACATTTGTCTTTTCAACTTTATTTGA